One window from the genome of bacterium encodes:
- a CDS encoding response regulator produces MSVLERETPILVAEAGFPRLSELKALLEGFHLHNLTTTGRGYRAIEIARRVDFKLIIVSNSLVNMFGIDVIEAIRQKGKNIDTPIFFLIEPHEKLLREKAFSLGVTLVLEKPLGEKELREALEVKMNKQVISKSDEKTRVKAAMGSLHEAVAFAKDLRGKEEYSVAETEFCNGLTEVFCGLAEVYLSQGDLDSAAYVI; encoded by the coding sequence ATGAGCGTTCTTGAGCGGGAGACGCCGATTTTGGTGGCCGAGGCGGGATTTCCCCGGCTCAGCGAGTTGAAAGCTCTTCTGGAGGGATTTCACCTCCACAACCTGACAACGACGGGGCGTGGCTACCGGGCGATTGAGATAGCTCGCCGCGTCGATTTCAAATTGATTATTGTTTCGAATTCGTTGGTGAACATGTTTGGGATAGATGTCATCGAGGCAATTCGGCAGAAGGGAAAGAATATCGACACCCCGATATTTTTTCTCATCGAACCGCACGAAAAACTCCTGCGTGAGAAAGCATTCAGCCTGGGTGTCACGCTTGTCCTGGAAAAGCCTCTCGGGGAAAAAGAGTTGCGCGAGGCGTTGGAGGTAAAGATGAACAAACAGGTGATTTCAAAGTCGGATGAGAAGACAAGGGTGAAGGCCGCGATGGGCTCGCTGCATGAGGCGGTCGCCTTCGCCAAGGATCTGAGGGGAAAAGAAGAATACAGCGTTGCGGAAACGGAGTTTTGCAACGGCCTGACGGAAGTGTTTTGCGGCCTGGCGGAAGTTTACCTCTCGCAGGGCGACCTGGATTCCGCCGCCTATGTGATATAG